The Litoreibacter ponti genome includes a window with the following:
- a CDS encoding HesA/MoeB/ThiF family protein — MALVLIIAAGILLAGRFLGLPQRAQGMALVALFALVLFFQLTLPDGNPVKDATGNLSSWAILAGLAAIIFGYRAVLSRLRQGPVEDQPPPTDPSKLTSAELDRYARHIVLREIGGPGQKKMKNARVLVVGAGGLGAPALQYLAAAGIGTIGVIDDDVVDVSNLQRQVIHTDGRTGMPKVFSAQEALKAQNPFVSVLPYNRRLQADMAAELFADYDLILDGSDNAETRYLVNQVAVELGKPLISGAITQWEGQLSLFHPAASGPCYACVFPNPAADGLAPSCAEAGVMGALPGVIGSMMAVEAIKEVTGAGAPLRGQMLIYDALYAETRLINAPRNPDCAVCGQLGK, encoded by the coding sequence ATGGCTTTGGTGCTGATCATCGCGGCGGGCATCCTGCTCGCCGGGCGGTTTCTGGGCTTGCCCCAACGCGCACAAGGCATGGCGCTGGTCGCGCTCTTCGCGCTGGTGCTTTTCTTCCAGCTGACCCTGCCCGACGGCAACCCGGTGAAGGACGCCACCGGCAATCTGTCCAGCTGGGCCATTCTGGCGGGCCTTGCGGCGATCATTTTCGGCTACCGTGCCGTGCTGTCCCGTCTGCGCCAAGGCCCCGTCGAAGACCAACCCCCCCCCACCGACCCCAGCAAGCTGACCTCGGCAGAGCTTGACCGCTACGCGCGCCACATCGTGCTGCGCGAGATCGGCGGTCCGGGGCAGAAGAAGATGAAGAACGCCCGCGTTCTGGTGGTCGGGGCAGGGGGCCTTGGCGCGCCTGCGCTGCAATACCTGGCCGCCGCGGGCATCGGCACCATCGGGGTGATCGACGACGACGTGGTGGACGTCTCGAACCTGCAGCGGCAGGTGATCCACACGGACGGGCGCACCGGCATGCCCAAGGTCTTCTCCGCCCAAGAGGCGCTGAAGGCGCAAAACCCTTTCGTTAGCGTGCTGCCCTACAACCGCAGGTTGCAGGCCGATATGGCGGCGGAGCTGTTCGCCGACTACGACCTGATCCTCGACGGCTCCGATAATGCCGAGACGCGCTACCTCGTCAATCAGGTCGCCGTCGAGCTGGGCAAGCCCCTGATCTCCGGCGCGATCACCCAGTGGGAAGGGCAGTTGTCCCTGTTCCACCCCGCCGCCAGCGGGCCCTGCTACGCCTGTGTCTTCCCCAACCCCGCCGCCGACGGTCTTGCGCCGTCCTGCGCCGAGGCGGGCGTGATGGGTGCGCTGCCGGGCGTCATCGGCTCCATGATGGCGGTCGAGGCGATCAAAGAGGTCACCGGCGCGGGCGCCCCGCTGCGCGGCCAGATGCTGATCTATGATGCGCTCTACGCGGAAACCCGGCTG
- the dut gene encoding dUTP diphosphatase, which translates to MTPTIAMQWLDDADHTLGLPAYETPGAAGADLRANLPPKDRDSGLTLAPGVRALVPTGLRVEIPQGFEVQIRPRSGLALKHGISLPNSPGTIDSDYRGPLGVILINLGQDAFTVAHGDRIAQMIVAPVVQAQFQIATTLSDTARGAGGFGSTGRG; encoded by the coding sequence ATGACGCCAACCATCGCGATGCAATGGCTGGACGACGCGGACCATACACTGGGTTTGCCCGCCTACGAGACGCCTGGCGCCGCCGGGGCCGATCTGCGCGCGAACCTGCCGCCAAAGGACCGCGACAGCGGCCTGACGCTGGCCCCCGGTGTGCGCGCGCTGGTGCCCACCGGCCTGCGGGTGGAAATCCCGCAAGGGTTCGAGGTGCAGATCCGTCCCCGCTCTGGCCTTGCGCTCAAGCATGGCATTAGCCTGCCCAACAGCCCCGGCACCATCGACAGCGACTATCGCGGACCGCTCGGCGTGATCCTGATCAACCTCGGGCAGGACGCTTTCACCGTCGCCCATGGCGACCGCATCGCGCAGATGATCGTGGCCCCCGTCGTGCAGGCGCAGTTCCAGATCGCCACCACGCTCAGCGACACCGCGCGCGGGGCGGGCGGCTTCGGCTCCACCGGGCGGGGCTGA